In a genomic window of Azotosporobacter soli:
- a CDS encoding MBL fold metallo-hydrolase — protein sequence MQVHVLASGSTGNCIVLDFAHTRLLVDAGISTRRIKNGLAEIGLQPEELDGVFLTHEHRDHVNGLATLTKKYRLPVYATAATWQNMFCRAAIPDECCRILSENVGIGAVNVRPFAISHDAAAPVGYSFYTKELKCTVATDLGFVTDGVREALDYSDILVLESNHDVEMLQQGSYPWHLKRRILSNRGHLSNVDAGWAIARMAKKDKLQVLLAHLSQENNCQELAERTVANIVSEQGFCLENQIKLHMTQPDQRVSIAL from the coding sequence ATGCAAGTACACGTCTTAGCCAGTGGCAGTACTGGAAACTGCATCGTATTGGATTTTGCACACACCCGTTTGCTGGTCGACGCGGGGATCAGCACGCGGCGCATAAAAAATGGCCTGGCCGAGATCGGCTTGCAGCCGGAAGAACTCGACGGCGTGTTTCTTACGCATGAGCATCGCGACCATGTCAACGGTCTGGCGACATTGACGAAGAAATACCGCTTGCCGGTTTATGCGACGGCGGCTACCTGGCAGAATATGTTCTGCCGTGCGGCCATTCCTGACGAATGCTGCCGCATACTGAGCGAGAACGTCGGCATCGGCGCAGTCAATGTGCGCCCCTTTGCGATTTCGCATGACGCCGCCGCACCGGTCGGCTATTCGTTTTATACCAAAGAACTCAAATGCACGGTTGCGACCGACCTTGGTTTTGTTACCGACGGCGTGCGCGAAGCGCTCGACTACAGCGATATTTTAGTACTCGAATCCAACCACGATGTCGAAATGCTGCAACAGGGAAGTTATCCGTGGCATTTGAAACGCCGCATCCTGAGCAACCGCGGCCATCTTTCGAACGTCGACGCCGGTTGGGCGATCGCCCGTATGGCGAAAAAGGACAAGCTGCAGGTCTTGCTGGCGCATCTTAGTCAGGAAAACAACTGTCAGGAACTGGCCGAACGGACCGTGGCCAACATCGTGAGCGAGCAGGGCTTTTGCCTGGAAAATCAAATCAAGCTTCATATGACGCAACCCGATCAGCGGGTCAGCATCGCATTATAA